A stretch of DNA from Acidimicrobiia bacterium:
CGTGGGTGAAGGCCTGCGGGAAGTTCCCGAGCATGCGCTTCGAGTGGGGGTCGTACTCCTCGGCGAGCAGCCCGACGTCGTTGACGAGTCCGAGGAGCCTCTCGAAGAGGGCCGCGCCGTCGCGGTGCCGGCCGCTGAGCCACAGGTTGTCCGCGAGCCAGAACGAGCACGGCAGGAATACGCCCTCGCCGGGAGGGAGGCCGTCGACTCCAACCTCTGAGTTGTACCGAAGCACGAAACCGTCGACGAGCAGCTCGCGCTCGATCGCGGCAAGCGTTCCGGCAACGCGTGGGTCGTCGGGGGGTAGGAAGCCAACCAGGGGGATCATCAGGGTGCTCGCGTCGAGTTCCTTCGACTTGTAGCTCTGTGTGAACGTGTTGCGCTCGGCGTCGAAGCCCTGCGCGCACACCTCACGATGCACCTCCTCGCGCGCGGCGCGCCACCGGTCGACGGGTCCCTCGAGCCCGAACTCTTCGACTGCTCTCACCGCGCGGTCGAACGCGACCCACGCCATCACCTTCGAGTGTGTGAAGTCGCGGCGGCCGCCTCGCACCTCCCAGATGCCCTCGTCCGGATCCTGCCACGCCGACTCGAGGAACTCGAGGATGGCCTGCTGGAGCGACCACGCGGTGGGGTCCTCGGCCACCCCCATGTGACGGGTCTGGTGCAGCGCGTCGAACACCTCGCCGTACACGTCGAGCTGAAATTGCTCTGACGCCGCGTTGCCCACGCGCACCGGCGCCGAGGCCTCGTAGCCCGGCAGCCAATCGACCTCGTACTCGGGGAGCCGCCGCTCGCCTGCCGGGCCGTACATGATCTGCAGGTGCGCGGGATCGCCCGCCACCGCTCGCAGCAGCCAGTCGCGCCACTCCACTGCCTCCTTCACGTACCCGGCAATCATCAGTGAGTAGAGCGTGAACGTCGCGTCGCGCAACCAGCAGTAGCGGTAGTCCCAATTCCGGACGCTGCCGGGCCACTCGGGGAGCGACGTGGTGGGCGCAGCCACGATGCCACCGGTCGGCGCGAACGTGAGCGCCTTCAACGTGATCACCGAGCGTTGCACCTGGTCCTTCCACCCGCCTTCGTAGGTGGTGCGGCTCGACCAGTCGTTCCACCACGCGGTCGTGCGCCCGAGGGACCGGATCGGGTCGACCGGGGGCGGCGGCTCCTTGTGCCACGACTCGAACCACGTGAGCACGAACGGCACCCTGTCGCCCTCGCGCACGACGAACTCGGCCTCGTGGCGCAAATCCCGTCCGCGCACCTCGACCGGCGACGTGAGCCGCAACGCATTCGGTCCCGCGATCATCAACACCGTGTGATCGGTGGAACGCACCCACGGCACCACCGAGCCGTAGTCGAAGCGCACCCACAGCTCGAGCTTCATCGGCACCGCGCCGCTCACGCCCTCCACGACGCGCACGACATCGATGCTGCGATCGCGGATCGGCATGCAGTCGGTCACGCGTACGGTGCCCTCGGGGGTGTCGAACTCGGTCTCGAGCACGAGGGTGCCATCGCGGTACCGCCGGCGAGTCGCGCGGCCACCGGCCGCGGGAGCGATGAGCCAGCGGCCATTGCTCGCGTCGCCGAGCAGCGCGGCGAAGCACGCGCCGGAATCGAACCGCGGCACGCAGAGCCAGTCGATCGATCCGTCGTCGCCGACGAGGGCCGCGGTCTGGGTATCTCCGATGAGCGCGTACTGCTCGATGAGGGACGTCATGAAGCGGGTGTGTCGCCGCTGCCGGCGACCTGCACGTACGCGAGGCGCAGCTGGCTGAGCGCCTCGCGGAGCGCCTCGTCGTGCGGCGCGAGCCGGGCGCCCAGGCCGTCGACCAGCGCGCCGAGCGCGTCGATCGCAAGCTGGGCCTCGTCGAGCCGCGGCTCGGTCGGCAGGCCCGCTGGATCCGGATCGGGCATCAGGTGGAGAACCGCGAGCTGCCAGAGTCCGACGGCGTGGTTGGCCACGATGTCGGTCACGGGCAGACCGGCGAGATCGGCGCGGGCGCGCCACATCTCCTCGGCCTCTTCGGGGCTCGGTGCTCCTTGATAAGGCTGGCCAGAGGCGGCGCGGTCTTGGTCGGCCAGGTCTTCGTCGGCGAACTTGTCAACCGGCTCTTCCGGTTGGTGCTCGCCCGAGGGTGTCCACAGCGTGCTCACACTGGTATCCTTTCAGGATCGACCAAGGGAAGTGGGACGTCGGAGCTTGACCGCTTCGTCCCCACCCGGCCACCACATGTTCGCCCGAGAGGTGTTCAGGTGCGTCCGGGTCCGCGCATCCGGCGGCACCAACGCTCCGGCGTTGGGCGGCCCACAGATGGCGGACGCTTCCCGTGTCCGCCATCGTCGCGTCCACAACCGTTGCAGCCAGAAGCGTTGCAGCCAGAAGCATTGCAGCCAGAACCATTGCAGTAGGTCCCACAGAGAGAAAGATTGAGGGAGCCAATGCCCCGATGAAGCAGGTGACCAGATAGCCACGCACGAGGTCCGGATCAACGACCGCATCCGAGCCCGCGAGGTGTTTCTCGTGGGTGCCGAAGGGGAGCAACTCGGTGTGAGGCCCCTTCCGGAAGCGCTCACACAAGCCCGTGATCTACAGCTCGATCTGGTCGAGGTGGCGCCCAA
This window harbors:
- a CDS encoding glycoside hydrolase family 15 protein, coding for MTSLIEQYALIGDTQTAALVGDDGSIDWLCVPRFDSGACFAALLGDASNGRWLIAPAAGGRATRRRYRDGTLVLETEFDTPEGTVRVTDCMPIRDRSIDVVRVVEGVSGAVPMKLELWVRFDYGSVVPWVRSTDHTVLMIAGPNALRLTSPVEVRGRDLRHEAEFVVREGDRVPFVLTWFESWHKEPPPPVDPIRSLGRTTAWWNDWSSRTTYEGGWKDQVQRSVITLKALTFAPTGGIVAAPTTSLPEWPGSVRNWDYRYCWLRDATFTLYSLMIAGYVKEAVEWRDWLLRAVAGDPAHLQIMYGPAGERRLPEYEVDWLPGYEASAPVRVGNAASEQFQLDVYGEVFDALHQTRHMGVAEDPTAWSLQQAILEFLESAWQDPDEGIWEVRGGRRDFTHSKVMAWVAFDRAVRAVEEFGLEGPVDRWRAAREEVHREVCAQGFDAERNTFTQSYKSKELDASTLMIPLVGFLPPDDPRVAGTLAAIERELLVDGFVLRYNSEVGVDGLPPGEGVFLPCSFWLADNLWLSGRHRDGAALFERLLGLVNDVGLLAEEYDPHSKRMLGNFPQAFTHVSLVNTASNLSGVTSPARHRATGDLGRE